One Acidobacteriota bacterium genomic window carries:
- a CDS encoding ABC transporter permease produces the protein MSGEAAGKRHENRTVPPRLASWLVERCWPKPDGEAVAGDLDEEFLLYVRPRRGALPARAWYWRQALMALGTALKRRFFSKPHSLVHQSKFHGPPPFKGRSGGAFVSRLLQDLRYAGRGLRARPLISLVVILTLALGIGAATSVFSVVHGVILDPLPYQQPHRLIKLYPDQLLPFGTPAVQYLEDHAQSFEVAGWTRSLFPLTGQGGPEDARGARVFASHFSLLGARPALGRAFQPQDGRPGAPPVVILSHALWARRYGSDPSIVGRTIL, from the coding sequence ATGAGCGGTGAGGCCGCCGGGAAGCGGCATGAGAACCGGACAGTTCCTCCGCGCCTGGCGTCCTGGCTGGTGGAACGCTGTTGGCCGAAGCCCGACGGCGAGGCCGTGGCCGGCGATCTGGACGAGGAATTTCTGCTCTACGTGCGTCCCCGGCGCGGGGCTCTGCCGGCCCGGGCCTGGTATTGGCGGCAGGCCCTGATGGCGCTGGGCACGGCTCTGAAGCGCCGCTTCTTCTCCAAGCCTCATTCCCTCGTTCATCAATCCAAGTTCCATGGTCCGCCGCCGTTCAAGGGGCGGTCAGGAGGTGCCTTCGTGAGCCGTTTGTTGCAAGATCTTCGTTACGCCGGGCGGGGACTGCGGGCCCGGCCCCTCATCAGCCTGGTGGTCATTCTTACGCTGGCGCTGGGAATCGGCGCCGCCACCTCGGTTTTCAGCGTGGTTCACGGCGTGATTCTCGACCCGCTGCCTTATCAACAGCCTCACCGGCTCATCAAGCTATATCCCGATCAACTGCTTCCCTTCGGCACGCCGGCTGTCCAATATTTGGAAGATCATGCTCAAAGTTTTGAAGTGGCCGGTTGGACGCGCAGTCTTTTCCCCCTCACCGGCCAAGGCGGACCCGAAGACGCCCGCGGCGCGCGGGTCTTCGCCAGTCACTTCAGCCTTCTGGGTGCCCGCCCGGCCCTGGGACGCGCCTTTCAGCCTCAGGACGGACGCCCCGGCGCGCCGCCTGTCGTCATTCTCAGCCATGCGCTGTGGGCCCGCCGCTACGGAAGCGATCCGTCCATCGTCGGCCGCACCATTCTC
- a CDS encoding helix-turn-helix transcriptional regulator: MPAEESKESKPDEPLLGSFEELVLLAVAHLGGRAYGMQVRREIERRSGRSTAIGAVYATLDRMEDKSYLASCLAETAKERRGRARKYYALQPQGAQVLLRAQKLRRQMWGELDLAALRDTAEAES; this comes from the coding sequence ATGCCAGCCGAAGAAAGCAAAGAGAGCAAGCCAGACGAGCCGCTTTTGGGGTCCTTCGAAGAACTGGTGCTGTTGGCCGTGGCCCATCTGGGCGGACGGGCTTACGGCATGCAGGTGCGGCGCGAGATCGAGCGTCGGTCGGGACGCTCGACTGCTATCGGAGCGGTCTACGCCACATTGGACCGGATGGAGGACAAGAGCTATCTGGCCTCCTGCCTGGCGGAGACGGCCAAGGAACGGCGGGGACGGGCGCGCAAGTACTACGCCTTGCAGCCGCAGGGGGCTCAGGTGCTGCTGAGGGCCCAGAAATTGCGGCGCCAGATGTGGGGAGAACTCGACTTGGCCGCCCTGCGCGACACCGCGGAGGCCGAATCATGA